From the genome of Candidatus Acetothermia bacterium:
CGGCGATGAGGGCCTGGTATTCCAGGGCCGCCTCGCGCTGGCGATGGAGTTCGCTCAAGCGCTGACGACGCTCGGCGAGGAGGATGCGGCTCGTGTTCAGCCGCTCCTTGACTTGCCCGAGCTCCTCGATCGCCTTGACCTTGCGCTCCTCGTAGGCGGCGATGCCGGCTACTTCGTCCAGGATCTCCCGGCGGCGGCGCGGGGACCGCTCCAGCACGTCGATGACCATCCCCTGTTCCACGATGTGGTAGCCGCTTGGGTCGATGTGGGCCAGGGAGAGGAGCTGTTCCACCTCGCGGGCCGAGCAGACGCGGCCCTGGAGGCGGTAGGTGGAGGCGGTGCGGTTGATGCGGCGGGACAGGATGACCTCCTCCGCCGGGGCGGGGAGGAGCTCGTCGAACATGCCGGACCGGTTGTCGAAGACCAGTGTGACCTCGGCCTCGGCCACCGGCTCCCCGCGTGGGGGGACGTGGAGGAGATGCTCGACCCGTTCCGCGCGCAGGGCCTGGGAACGCCGCCCCATGACGAACGTGAGCGCGTCGAGGATGTTGGACTTGCCGGACCCGTTCTCGCCGACGATGGCGGTGAACCCGGGGTAGAAGTCGATCGTCACGCGGCGGCGGAACGACTTGAACCCGTGGATGGTCAGGCGTCGGATCGCCGTGGTCATGGGGTCGGGTCGAACAGGCTGAGGAGCACCAGGCGCGGGCGTTCGGCGGGGTGGGGCGGGCCCTGGCCCTCCAGGAGTTGGTCGATCTTGTAGCGGTTGTAGTCGTTGGGCAGGCTCATCCCTTCCTCCCAGCGTAGGATGGTGGGCACGGACACGCCCAGCTCCGCTGCCAGTGCCCGCTTGCTCAGGCCGCGATGTAGGCGGTACCGCTTGAGCTTCTCTCCAACCGGGTCCATCCCGCGCCTCCCGGGCGTGTTACGAATATAACGTTCATTACGTGGATCGGCAAAAGAGAGGGCGCGGAGTGCACCGCGCCCCGTCTCGTGCCTCAGCCACCGCCGCCCATGCCCACCAAGTACAGGACCAGGGCCGCGATCCCCGCGAGGAGGGCGATGGTGGCCAGGCCCTGGGCCATGCCCAGCGCCTCCTGCACCGCCTTCACGTCCAGCCCGTCCACCGTGGTCTCCACCGTGCTCAATCGGGCCTCGTGTTCATCCACCTTGGCCGTGAGCGCGCCGAGGGCGGTCTTGGTCGCCGCGAGGTCGGCGGTGAACCCGCCGAGGGCCTTCTCGAGGCCCGCGACCTTCTCCCGGTTGTTCTCAATCTTGATCTGCAGGGCCTGGGCTGCCTGTTCCAGGGCCAGCACCCGCCGCTGCAGCGACCCGATGTCCTGGGCCTCGAGGGCGGCGATGCGGGTCTCGTGATCGCTGGCCTGGCGGGCGATGTCCGACATCTTGTTGCCCAGCTCGGCGATCGCCGCCATCAACTGGTTCTTGGTCTTCTCCAAGTTGTCGGCGAGGAGGGCGATGCTCGCGGCCAGCTCCTGGTCGGTCTGCTTGCCGGCCTCCACATCAGCCCGGAGCTCGCCGATCCTGGCCCACGCCTCCTCCAGCCGTGCGGACAGCCCCTCCACCCCCTTGGCGAGGGCGGGGACCCGAGCGCACACGTCCTGGAGCTGGAGGATCCTGGCCTCGGCGTCCTTGAGCTGCACCGCGAGCGTCCGGTATTTGGCGAGGATGTCCTGATCGGCGGCGTTCAGCGTGGACACCGCCCCCTTGAGCTCGGAGATCAGCGTGGCGAAGAACTCCGTGACCTGGCTGAACGCGCGTTCCATGGCGGCGATCTCTTCTGTACTCGGCGGGAGCTGGACCCCTCCTTGGGCCAGCACCACCCCGCCGAGGAGGATCGCCCCCAGCATCATCCCGCTCACCCATCGCTTCATCATCGTTGACCGTACCTCCTTTCCGGCGTCCGGACGCCCACGGTAGCCTGGATCACCGTGCCCTACACGGCCCGCTGGGCGTCCGGGGAGGGGGATTTGTCGTCCCCGGGGAGGACACGTGTCTGGCTCCGCGGCGGGTTCCCGGTGGCACGTCCGTATAATCCCGAGGACCATGGCCATCCGGGTCCGTTTCGCCCCAAGTCCGACCGGGGAGCTCCACGTGGGCGGTGCCCGTACTGCCCTCTACACCTGGCTGTGGGCCCGTCAGGAGAGGGGAGTTTTCATCCTGCGCATCGAGGACACCGACCTTGCCCGGTCCGAGAGGCGGTTTGCGGAGGGGATCCTGGATGCGCTGCGCTGGCTGGCGCTTGATTGGGACGAGCTTTACTTTCAATCGGACCGGCTGCCCCTGTACCGCCGGTACGTGGAGGCGCTCCTGGAGAAGGGCCTCGCCTACCCGTGCTTCTGCCCCCCGGACGAGCTCGCCGCCCGCCGTCGAGAGCGGCTCGCGCGCGGCCAGATCCCCGAGTATGACGGGCACTGCCGTCGGCTCACCGAGGCCGAGCGGGCGCGGTACCTGGCCGCCGGACGCCGCCCGGCGATCCGGTTCCGCGTCCCCGAGGAGGCCAAGGCCACGGCGTTCTCCGACTTCCTGCGCGGCGAGGTCCGGTTCCGCCGCCTGACCACCGGGGACTTCGTGATCCAGAAGTCGGATGGCACCCCCACCTACAACCTGGCGTGCGTGGTGGACGACCACGAGATGGGCATCACCCACGTCCTGCGGGCCGAAGATCATCTCTCCAACACCCCGAAGCAGATCTGGCTGTACGAGGCGTTCGGCTGGGAGCCGCCCCGGTTCGGGCACCTGTCGATGATCCTCGGCCCGGACCGGAAGAAGCTCTCGAAGAGGCACGGGGCGACGTCGGTGGAGGCGTTGCGGGCCCAAGGGTTCCTCCCTGAGGCGGTGGTGAACCACCTCGCCCTCCTCGGGTGGTCCCCGGGGACGGGGCAGGAGATGTTCACACGGGACGAGCTCGTGGGCGCGTTCTCGCTCCGCCAGGTCCAACTTCCTCCCCAGGTGTACGACCTCCAAAAGCTCCGCTGGCTCAACCGCCAGCACCTCCTGCGCCTCCCCCCGGAGGAGCTCCTCGCCCGGGCCCGGCCGTTTCTCGGGGCGATCGCCGACGGGGTTCCCGTGGCACGGCTCGCGGCCGCACTGGACGCGGTCCGCCCTTCGGTCTCCACCTTGGCCGAGCTCGCCGCGCACCCCGATCTTGCCGTGCTGCTCCGGCCGCCGGATCTCCCCCCCGAGGTCCGGGCCGGGCTCGCCGCCGCGGCGGCCCCGCGGATCCTGGAGGGTATCCTCGCCCGCCTGCCCCGGTCCCTGGGGCGGGACGACCTGCGGCCCTTGGTGCAGGCGGTGGCCGACGAGGTCGGGGTACCCCGCACGCACGTGTTCCACGCCCTGCGCCTCGCCCTCACCGGGCGCTCGGAGGGGATGGAGCTCGCCCTGGTCTGCGCCGTCCTCGGGGCGGACGAGGTACGGGCCCGGCTCGAGCTGGCCCTTGAGGGCGAAGGGCGACACGGGTAGAGTAACACCGATTTTGGTTCCAACTGTCGTTTGACCACATGGAAAGGAGGCTTCATGGGGTTGATGTTGGGGGCCGCGGCCCTGGTCTCGGTGGCAGCGCTCTCCTGGTCGGCCTACGCCACGTATTGGGTAGCTCGCCGCGATCGGGGGACAGAGCGGATGAGGGAGATCCAGGGGTACATCCGCGAGGGGGCGTGGGCGTTCATGCTCGCGGAGGCCAAGGTGATGGCGATCACCCTGGCCGTGGTGGGCGCGGTGCTGTGGGCGCTCTTCTATTGGGAGGTGGCGGTGGCGTTCTGGGTTGGATCGGGTCTCGCCATGGCCGCCGGGTTCATCGGGATGAACGCGGCCACGCTCGCCAACGCCCGCACCACCCACGCCGCCCAGAGCTCGTTCAAAGAGAGCCTGAACGTAGCGTTCTCCGGGGGGTCGGTGATGGGGATGGCGGTGGCCGGCCTGGCTGTAGGCGGGCTGGTGCTGGTGATCTGGCTCTTCCGGCGGGAGTTCGACCCTGAGGTCCTCTACATCCACACCAAGACCATCTTCGGGATCCCCGGGGCGGACGTGAACTTCATCAAGGCGGCCCTCATCGTGTCCGCCTACTCCGCCGGGGCGTCGCTGGTGGCCCTGTTCGACCGCGTCGGGGGAGGCATCTACACCAAGGCCGCAGACATGGCCGCCGACCTCGTGGGGAAGGTCGAGCTCAAGATCCCTGAGGACGACCCGCGCAACCCGGCCACGATCGCTGACAACGTCGGGGACAACGTGGGCGACGTGGGGGGACTGGGGGCGGACCTCTTGGAGTCGTTCGTGGGGGCGGTCATCT
Proteins encoded in this window:
- a CDS encoding helix-turn-helix domain-containing protein; protein product: MDPVGEKLKRYRLHRGLSKRALAAELGVSVPTILRWEEGMSLPNDYNRYKIDQLLEGQGPPHPAERPRLVLLSLFDPTP
- the gltX gene encoding glutamate--tRNA ligase, encoding MAIRVRFAPSPTGELHVGGARTALYTWLWARQERGVFILRIEDTDLARSERRFAEGILDALRWLALDWDELYFQSDRLPLYRRYVEALLEKGLAYPCFCPPDELAARRRERLARGQIPEYDGHCRRLTEAERARYLAAGRRPAIRFRVPEEAKATAFSDFLRGEVRFRRLTTGDFVIQKSDGTPTYNLACVVDDHEMGITHVLRAEDHLSNTPKQIWLYEAFGWEPPRFGHLSMILGPDRKKLSKRHGATSVEALRAQGFLPEAVVNHLALLGWSPGTGQEMFTRDELVGAFSLRQVQLPPQVYDLQKLRWLNRQHLLRLPPEELLARARPFLGAIADGVPVARLAAALDAVRPSVSTLAELAAHPDLAVLLRPPDLPPEVRAGLAAAAAPRILEGILARLPRSLGRDDLRPLVQAVADEVGVPRTHVFHALRLALTGRSEGMELALVCAVLGADEVRARLELALEGEGRHG